Proteins encoded within one genomic window of Synechococcus sp. PCC 7335:
- a CDS encoding cupin domain-containing protein yields the protein MKLSRFSSALALVLVVSGSCIRSSEANVTNNFESVILRGKGFANALEVEESDVTSSAVTSSTVVDLADLTTNPENYDFFTFRPNLEKLILAGEADAEHISILWYTVPDGQVGLHYHAMTESVYTIEGAQTDAKGTYPTGSLYFNPPGSGHEISDSSGFFILAYASPPDFDNTDEIEDYIPVQIDTAAPNLEDIYPFTEVQDNVQRYDIPLDPEGGMSALFIKSTSEESYQYAGNYLLVLEGSCSIDGTAYSEKMLVVSNTIEPQAYQVSTSEGSSCLFLGLSF from the coding sequence ATGAAACTCAGTAGATTTTCCTCCGCATTAGCCCTAGTATTGGTTGTTTCAGGCTCCTGCATTCGCTCAAGTGAGGCTAACGTGACGAACAATTTCGAATCTGTGATTCTCCGTGGGAAAGGCTTCGCCAACGCGCTTGAAGTAGAAGAATCGGATGTCACTAGCTCAGCGGTCACGAGTTCAACGGTTGTTGATCTAGCTGACCTTACAACAAATCCAGAAAACTACGACTTTTTTACTTTCAGACCAAACTTAGAAAAGCTTATTTTGGCCGGGGAGGCTGATGCCGAGCACATCAGCATCTTGTGGTACACCGTTCCCGATGGTCAGGTGGGGCTGCACTATCACGCGATGACCGAGTCAGTGTATACCATTGAAGGCGCTCAAACAGATGCCAAAGGCACCTATCCGACTGGCTCCCTTTACTTTAATCCACCCGGCAGCGGCCATGAGATCTCAGACAGCAGCGGTTTCTTCATCCTAGCCTATGCGTCGCCACCTGACTTTGACAATACAGATGAGATCGAAGACTACATACCTGTTCAAATAGACACAGCCGCTCCGAACTTAGAAGATATTTATCCTTTTACAGAAGTACAAGACAACGTACAGCGCTATGATATTCCCCTAGATCCAGAGGGTGGAATGAGTGCGCTGTTCATCAAAAGCACTTCGGAAGAAAGCTACCAATACGCAGGGAATTACCTACTTGTCTTAGAAGGTAGCTGCAGTATCGATGGCACAGCTTATAGTGAGAAGATGTTAGTAGTCTCTAATACGATTGAACCGCAAGCCTATCAAGTCAGCACTTCAGAAGGCAGTTCTTGCCTTTTCCTAGGTCTATCTTTTTAA
- a CDS encoding cysteine hydrolase family protein, producing the protein MNTIPALPYDYPLPDSLDHLALVIIDMQRDFLEPGGFGDALGNDVTQLQAIVPQLKTLLHTFRDLDLLVIHTQECHAPNLSDCPTSKLTRGDAKLRIGDRSAMGRILVRGEPGNAIIPALAPRPNEVVIRKPGKGAFYNTPLSSILQKYSITHLLITGVTTEVCVQSTMREANDRGYECLLVEDCTASYFPEFKEATIQMLRAQGGIIGWTSIADKVCQSLLKTAQGE; encoded by the coding sequence ATGAACACTATTCCGGCGCTGCCCTACGACTATCCGCTACCTGATTCATTAGATCACCTAGCGCTGGTAATTATTGACATGCAGCGTGACTTTTTAGAACCAGGTGGCTTCGGTGATGCGCTAGGCAATGACGTCACTCAGCTTCAGGCCATTGTCCCCCAGCTAAAAACGTTGCTTCACACCTTTCGTGACCTCGATCTGCTAGTGATACATACGCAAGAGTGTCATGCGCCCAACCTGTCTGACTGCCCGACTTCTAAGCTAACCCGAGGCGATGCCAAATTGAGGATTGGCGATCGCAGCGCTATGGGACGCATTTTAGTCCGAGGCGAACCCGGCAACGCGATTATTCCTGCCCTTGCGCCGCGCCCGAATGAAGTCGTGATTCGCAAGCCTGGAAAGGGAGCATTTTACAACACGCCTTTATCATCCATATTGCAAAAATACAGCATCACGCACTTGCTAATCACCGGCGTCACGACCGAAGTTTGTGTTCAATCCACCATGCGCGAAGCTAACGATCGTGGCTACGAATGTTTGCTGGTAGAAGACTGTACCGCTAGCTATTTTCCAGAATTTAAAGAAGCCACCATTCAGATGCTGCGAGCCCAAGGTGGCATCATTGGCTGGACGTCGATCGCAGACAAAGTATGTCAGAGCTTATTGAAAACCGCTCAAGGGGAATAA